In Phaseolus vulgaris cultivar G19833 chromosome 7, P. vulgaris v2.0, whole genome shotgun sequence, the genomic stretch ttttaaaaaatttgttatatttCTTTCAAAGTAAAGCAAGTCCAAGTTAACAAATTCATATATACGatacttattatattatttatataagacgctttgtgtgtgtatatatatacaaaaaaattccaaagtttaaaacaaacaaattctTCAAGTACAAAATTTACTTAATATATttagtagttttttttattaatttttagaatattttagaATGTCGAAGCACATttgatcaaattttaaaatattttgtaaagtcaatattaattaaaagaaaatatatttaatctttaaaaattataatatgagATAGAAGTAGCAGAAGATTTTAAAAGTATTGTAATGATGTTGTTATTGCGGTAAGTCTACTTGCACTAATTAAAATGTCTCCACTTGAGTGAATATATGTGGTCGTTTTGTCTTCGACCACATAACACAATCACCACATTGACTTTTTTATATTTCCACTTTGCacacatataattttaaaactacattcatattttattattattcttattattattagaatttAATTTGGCTCCCCGTAACggttaaagaaaacaaaaacacacttttaaaaaactaaataaaccTTATAGAATGTAATTAATAATAGTCTTAAATTATTAGGTAAATTATACAAATATGgaaaatatcatttaaaaatttGCATATTACTCActtagtaataaaaaatatcttaaaaaaggGAATCGAAAAATTAACTTTTCAAAATATACAAAACTATGTTCTTCTCTCCTCTGAAAACAAGTTTGGAAGGTTAGAGTGTTGTTGGAACTTAGCTGgacataatattaaaataaaataaaataaaataaaagacagtgaccaatacattaaaaaaaatgttgaggTAGGTTTGTCTGTTAATTTTAATGTATATATTCAATGTTAATTACCTAATAAGCGAAGTACTTTATTAATCTATTTTCTATTTGttccaacaacaacaaaattatttattatttgatttcgaacttcaaacaatttaaataaaataaaaaaataataaaatcaataagAGTAATGTTTTAGCCGGCCATTGatatattattgataatgaGTGATGATTGCTGTGCACCTTAAGatgaaagataaaaataataaagtgtaaaaatagaaaataattaatgtgaTATAACATGATAAataagtaataaataaataagtatgataaaatgattgtttttttgtattataatgTGTATGACATGTATTATGTATTAAATTTGGGAAAATATGAAACATGTCTGCTTCAAGCTTACACCACAACCTGTCTCCATGGTGCCTCCCTTCTCCACTCTTTACTATATTCTCTCTCAGCTTTTCTTCAGGCAATTTTCATCTTCCATGATCCAGGGAAGGTTTCATCTCTCTTTCCTGCAAAACCAACATTTGTTTGAATTTCAACTCTTCAGCTCAAACCTGTattgtttttttctctctttggTTTGGTGGGTTCCCCACTGAACATGGCAACTGAAGCTGCAGACTCTTCCAACCACAACAATAACCAAGGCCATGGCACCACTGGAAATAGAGTTGATATCCCAATTCAAAAGGTCCTTCCTTCTTTTGTTGTCATGTCTCTattcttttcttgctttgtactaactttttatgtttgttttcttgaatTGAATTGAAGGTTGTGGTTGTGGGTTTTCTGTTTCTGTCTTAATTTACTTTCTTGCCTTTTGTTTATCTATCATTGGTCATAGGTAAAGGCTGTTCATGCATGGGTAATTGGTTTTGCAGTCTTTACATCTTCAGTTCTTGTTAGTAAGCCAACATACTTATGTGTTGTACATGTAAAGCTGAAATATGAATTTATAGAAGAGAGGGGCATTTGGGTTCTAGTAAAGGTTGAAAATTTCCCAAGCAGAAAATTTAGATTTTAGAGGTTTAAATAAgctttgaatttgaatttttgaatacAGCAGACAAAGATACTGCAAGCTATGTTGCCCTTCGAAATTTTTGTTGACATGCTCAGATgttcaaagctctccaatttgTATTTTCCTgctaaaaaatgaattatttccTACAAATTGGGGGAAGATCTTAGACACTGAAAGTTGTATGATCCTCGAATTATCTTTCTATAAGACGTTTCTCTCCGAATTTATGTATAGTTTAGAAAAAGTGGTGATTTTCACCGCAGTATACTATTTGTCTAGAGTCAAGAGCTTCTATTGCTCATCCGCAGAGCATACCCAACACCTtctaaatattttcaaatagtATAGTGCTTATATGACAACTATGATTTGCTCATATTTTTAGATTTGTGAAAGCTGCTACATTTTTTCATGAATGCCAATTGTTTGATGAATTGTTTGGTTCCGTCTTACAAAGCCCTCTTGTGAAGTTAATCAAGTATTAAGAGTATTAGAATTCAGTTTACTTTGATTTCATTCTACTCTGTATCTCCCCTGTGCTGACAAATAATGCACCATATGCTTAAGCACTTCCTTCTAAGCAGGGGAAAATTTTGAACAATGtgatattttcttttaactCAAGTGTCCTCCGACTAAAACTACATGTTTCTGATATATTTGTGTATCACTAAGGTTTATTACATTGCATCACAATGAGtaaattttttccttttctactCTTAAGAAACTTTTCTTCTGCTTCTTTATACATAGGGTCCAGCATCATCTGAAATAATTGAGGAATTCCCAAGAGATCAACATGGGACAAGGCAAAACTTTATCGTGGATATACCTGCAATATCTCAGGAGGAACTGAAAGAAGATTATGTGAGGATAAACATGCCTCTAACTCCACCTCCAAGAAGAGTggttttttccccttgtccaagTCCTGTTTACCCAAGAAGCAAAGAATCCCCAGGTCCCTCCTCATCAAAAAATAGATCAAATATTAAAACCTTTCTTCCCAAACTCAGTTTTAAATTTCGCAACACAAGTTTGGAGATTGAAAAGGCTGCTTTCCTAGCACTTGGAGGATCAGCAACAGTGGCCCCAAAAAAGCCTTTTCTTTCAAGGACATTATCTCTTGTCACACCCAGAGGGAATAAAACATCATCCTTACCTGTAACCCCGATTGCTCATTCAAATCCCGGGTCTGTACATGGCGGGAACATGGCTTATGCAGAAACAGTTGTGAGTACCTTGCAATTAACGCAACATGTTacattgttattattatatatagttaattatcatattgaaaatataaattaaatggtTAAAATAATTGTGAAAATAACCGGTTCTTCCTTGGATATTTGTAGTGATGCTTTGTATTCATGAAACCAGGTTTTCTCAGTAACACGTACTTCTCTTTTAATTAACATTTTGAATGACGGTTTCGTTTTATTTTGCTTGTGCTAGAGTTGACTGAGCTGATTTGTTTTGATTCCTATCGTCATCTAGAAAAGAAGTCATGATTGACTAAGTATGgcataaaaaatttcaatattaaTATCGGTGTCACTTACATCAAATTAACATAAATCATATAATCCAATTGACTACGTGGCTTTCTTCAAAAGATGTATCTTTTAATTGCTGATTCATCAGTGCTACATATCCCCTTCTTCAAGTTACTCTGAAGTCTGCAACACTACAGCTTGATATGTTAAagctacaaaataaaaattctgcACTATGTTCCAAATCATCATTAgacatttttttatctctatgaTGATTTAGTCCTCACTTACATGATTATATCTGATTTTTACCTCATTTTACAGgagaatgaaatgaaattaccAATTCATCGTTCCCGTTCAGTACCTATGCTTAACAAAGAAGGTAACTCACCAATGGTTAACAAAGAAGGTAACTCACCCGTACCTGGCATGTTTCGTATAGTTCTGACCACATTGCGATTGGATGATAAAATTGCCACAACACCTATGACATCTCCGATTCATGATACTggtaatatttcttttttaaagttGCTTTATGAAAGATATGTTAACCTTAGAATCTTCAACAATTTGTTATATATCTTGATTAAACTAAACTATTCTAGACCCAGATGGAGACATTTTTGTTTGTTATATTCATTATGACTATCAACTGACAACTGCAAATGGCTGTAATGCTCAATTCCAAGTATTTCAAAGACGAGAAAGGCTAACAACATATTACTTACAAACTACTATATTATTGGTTAAATTTCATGTGGATCTCACCAGAAAGGGAGCAGGGCTATGTGTTCAGTGGGACTCACGAAATTCCCCCAGTGATACTGTATTGCTAGCATTGCTCTTTTATGATTTAGTATGTTTGTATCACTGATTAAAATGCAAAATATAATTTGCTTTCTGTATATGACACTGATAATATTTTGAGGTTGGTTATTCTACGAAATAGATTTACAAACTGAAATTATTTTGCTGACTCAACTGTTACGTGTTTCCTTTCTCATCCTACTCAATCTCCTGCTTCAGCTGTCTTAACCTTTCGAGTtacatgtatatatgtatatatttatccAATACATagatacatacatatatatatatatatatatatatattaactggTGGCTTTGACAATGTTGCTAATTTCCAAATGCAAAGATATCCGTTATTGGCTTGGACCTCTAGATTAAGTTCCTTCTGtgacaattttatttataagagTATTTTGTTTCAGTTCAAAATGAGGATGGTGGTGAAGATATTCCTGAAGAAGAAGCTGTTTGTAGAATTTGTATGGTTGAACTTGGAGAAGGTGCTGATACTTTTAAATTGGAGTGTAGCTGCAAAGGTGAGCTTTCATTGGCACACAAAGAATGTGCACTCAAATGGTTTACCATTAAAGGTAATAGAACATGTGAAGTGTGCAAACAAGAAGTTCAGAATCTACCCGTCACTCTTTTACGAGTTCAAAACGGTCAGGCCCATAACATACTGGGGGCAGAGGCTTCTCATTACAGGTAAGTTCAAACCACATTCCTGTGcttgaatagtttttttttaagggGAGGTAGAACTATTTAGATCATTTGATATAATTTTATGGCTCAGCACTCTTGGCCATGTTTCATTGATAAGCTTCAATGGTAGACTACTATAAAGAAAGGTGATTGTTACTTACACAAATAGACTATACATAAATTTGATCTAAGGAAAGCTTTCTAGTTTGCCTTGACTTCCATGAGACGCGTATAACTTGATATCAATTTTAATGGTATCATTATTCTTTTGGGATTTACAGGAAACTAACTTTTTTTAGCCCTTTCTCTGACTTCCTTTCAGTATGGTTTCCAACATGGTACAACAGAACCTAacgcaattttttttatagggtTTGGCAGGATGCTCCCGTTCTTGTTGTTATCAACATGCTGGCTTACTTTTGTTTTCTTGAGCAGCTTCTTGTAAGTTGAACTACCGTTATATAATATATTCCCTGTAGCCAATGTAAATCCTGTTGTTATCAATGAACAGGTGTCTAATATGGGATCCGGTTCTATTGCCATGTCTCTCCCATTTTCTTGTATATTGGGTCTTCTTGCAAGCATGACAGCTACAACAATGGGTAAAGCTTTTTCTACTTTTAGACAACTCTGTGTACTTGAACTCCTCCTTTGTTATTATATAATGTAGAACTAATTTCTTCAAAAAATTTGTAGTGAGGAGAAATCATGTTTGGGTTTATGCAACTGTTCAATTTTGTCTGGTGGTTCTTGCTGGGcatcttttcttttcattgGTAAGAAATTCCTTCTGTAACCATAGTTACAGGACATTTTTGTGTTTTGTCATTTTTGGGAAATAACTGTTCACTTTGAGACCAAGTATTATAAGTCCTATTTTGAGTAGAATAAAGAGTTCGATATAGTTATTAAGCCCTAAGGCCGTCTCACCAAATAAAGTAGTCTTTCAGTTGAGTTTTCCTCAATCATGATGACAACCTGTGCTTTCATTaagagaaaaattgaaaaaatagttGCCTATACGCTAAACTTTGAATTAGTGTATAATGTACAATATAGTTAAGTCATAAGTCTTTCTCAGTGCAGCTAAGTACTCTATTTAACCCCATTTTCAACTCCTCTTGCCTTGGACGTTCTCAAGGCCTATTTgcattcaaataaaaatcagGTTATAAAAATGAATTGTAGTCAGCAAAATTTGTTAGAGGCATGTAGAGCCATGATCAGTGAGCTAAATGCTGATTAGtcaattgaatttaaaattagcATGGTTGAGGATTTCAACATGTTAGCCTTCAACTGTAATGATAGAGCACTAATTAAAATTTGCgcattcaaaatatttctaatatcATGTATTTTCATACATTTGAGATGGCAGGTTCATATGCAAGCTGTTCTTGCTATCCTACTAGCTACACTAACTGGGTTTGGAGTTGTAATGTGTGGAACTTCTGTTCTAATGGAGATTTTAAAGTGGAGGAGGAGATCCCTTGCTCAATCAGATCAACAGCAAGTTTCCCAAGAGACAGTGCCACCGGATCAATCATCTAGAGTTGCTCATCAAACTCAAATTGGTTCTGAACAATCTGAAAGCAATTTGGGAGAGTCTCCTGAACAGAGTTGACAGAATATTggcttaaatatattttggtctctaaaatatgacctttttctattttagtctccatttaaattttaattatttttggtccctacattatttacatttaatacAAGCAATACGTTTTAGTCCCTTACAAGTTGCATCAAACATAAAAAGcacatgttttttaaaataaaaaatgaaagtgttTAAGTTTGGAACAAAAGAGGTTGTATTTTCAGGACCAAAAATATGTTTAAGCTATTCTCTGAAAGCTGACCGGGCATCATAAAGGTATCTGATTGTATATATGTGCATATTGTACAGACAAGTTTGGGCACACTTGACTCTTGTTTTCCTTTCTGATGCCATGATCATGTACCATGTATGGCATGATTGGCATCCATTGCTCCCTCTCATAAAAACACAACGATACTTGTACGAGAATTGCTTGATGCCAAGTTGAAGAAAGGTTGATTTTATGCTACAATAATGGTTGAAGTTTTACATTTCAACTTTTGGCCATATATACAGTATATGATTTACACTTTCCAGAGAACCAGAAAGTGGCAAAAATACTCTCATCTTTTACTGAATTCGAAGCCATTCTTTGCTGCAATGTGGTTGTAAATTTTACATTGACGACAACAACAAAAAGGCAAACCAAATGTAGGTAAATTTTCATTTTGGTTCTTAAAAGTGAGAAAACCAATTGTTGGTGTTGAGGGAATAAAACAGAGCAAGATATTTGTGAATagagaatataaattttatttaattgctatttttcaaataaaaatacaatctCTCTAAATAGTCTTACAATAGACTTCTCAAATTCTACTTTCTTTGTCATAAAACCTATActataatttacatttaaatcatagtataaatgacattcaaaactataattaaaaataataattattggctattcaaatactaaaataaaactgaTGACGGCTTTGAGTTTAATGCTAATAGCAATGATATATCTTATTATATGAGATTATACCATGTTGTTACTAATACAATGTTAAGAACCAATTTGACACTAATTTGTGTTTGAACAAATTTAACATTGTCAAACTATGAAGTTTATAGACAAATTTGTGGTTAAGTTATAAAGTAAGACATATTTAGATATTTGAGAACTAAATCAAaacttttgttttttcaaaaactaaatTACACAGTATTTTCAGGAACTAACATGTTGATTTACCAAACCAGATTAGCAGATTCGTCATATTTAACATCTGTAGATTGTAAGGGATAGTGTCCTTTTCATGAACTGataatacattattttaatatgagTTGATGATAGGCAATGTGTGAAATGGTTGAAAAGTAGGTGAGAATTAGGTGGCACATTATGAGGGAGTGCGCATGTTTTGTGGAAGTGGCACTTCTATTTCTTCCATCATTGGCTGCGTCCCCAAAGGCTTTATGGCTAAAATGGGATACACGacaatggttttttttttgtcaatgtaACCAATCATCTTTCAGAACACTCAAGAGTCAAATCAATGCTCAATTAGGGCCACCATATACACTCCACAACACCATTTTGGTTAATTGCTACTGTAGGACTTGTATCAATTCCTGTAACTAAAGAAATAACAAGTAGATATCTAAATATTCCcaccttttttattttactctttaaacataggttaatattattatttttttgaattttaaattaaagtgATGAATATCGTTTAACTCTTTCATGGACTATCAGTATGTTTTACcctgaatttaaaatataattattgaagGGCATGTAAGATAatcttattaattaaaataagttactaaaaaaatacaacTTTTCTTATTATTTCTCAATTTTGAACTTTAACATGTGTAGAATACACATCTCTTAACAATCTCTTCCTTACTAAACTTAGTATAGAAGTAACGAATTTCTCCATATTTACATCTAGAATAAAAGTAgaagagaattaaaaaaaaatgtacacattcttgaacaaaattatatatctttacttgctaatcattatttttcaatttaatcaATACATTTTTTTCACAAATATAGTCAAATGTATGACTCTTCTTAGTACCATTCTTAACAAGTGAGCAATTCATTCTTAAGTCTATTTTGACGTAAAAACTTGTTAACAAATGTGATTTgacaattatttaatatattttcaaaataaaaaagttaaaatttttagaataattaaaatttaatgaattaaaaaaatcaggaatccaaattatggataattaaaaaatttaaaaactaaaactaagaGAAATTAAGAACCAAAATTatagattttataaaatataagattcaaaactataattaagctttattattattacaatgaCAAAAAGTAcattacttatttttttcaaaatatcaagAGATGCTAAAGGGATCTCTTGATAAAAACATATCAACACAAATCCACAGGAATTGACGAGGGATCATAACTGAGTTTTCTATCAACAAAAATTAACATATGAATACCTAAtatttttggataaaaaaaattcaacaaaaattaacatatgaatacctaatatttttggataaaaaaattcaacaataATATATCAAACACACTAACTCAAAGTTAACGAAATAAGAATCCTGAAATTACAAACCCAAAATCAGAAAAATATAGAATACTCATTCTCTTATGAAGATCAATAGATGAGAGCATGACCTACTAAATGCGTTTGTTGAAGTTCGTGGTTGGTTAATATTTGGATTACAATTGAACCAAGCCCACTCAAGGAATAGATTTGGGAACACCTGATATAATTGGCCCAATGGAAAACAAGGTTATGACAATTGCTTTTTGTACCCTCATGATTTCTTCTTGTACTTTCATGGGAACTTGAAAAGGTCTAAAGTGTCTGTGCCTTACATTTCTGGACTTCTGGACTTCTGGAATTTGGAAACATAATTTTCTGATCTGAAAATACATTAATAcattatgaattaaaaaatttaaaatatattatggattaTTGAATTGCATAATTcaacaatatattttatattacataatttggaGTGTATTTCCAGATTTTTGTActgcataatttaaaatatatttcaagattatgtaatacaaaatattttttcatatctaatctaaaatacatttttaatttttagatttcATAATAGaaaattgtattataataatctactataaacatattttagatttatattatataattaaaaatatatttttaaatttataaatatattctagattatataatctatttatattttcattataaaagttaatttttgaGTTTTGGATTCATAGTccatattataaatttttagattatacaaTCCTAAATATTTGCAACCCATAAAAAAATAGACTTTTCTCACACCCATAGAGGTTTAGGAATTGAGATATGAATGTGGTAAAAGAAATAGCCATAAGTTTTGTTTGTGAGAAAGTCCTCTTGAATAAAATGAGAGCATAAAGGCAATTGGGTCTGTTTTGATCTTAAACTTTTAGTTAGAGTATagtttgtattttgaaaagcaaaGCATAGAGAGAATACAAAATGGTATGGTGTAGGTTGTAGAATATAAAGTGAATACACCTTAGACTCtataaaacaaagaaaaaagagGGCATGAAAGCATAAATGTTAGGAAAGAAAGTTGCtaaaaagttgaaaaagaaAGAGATTGGTAGGGCCGAGGGAGGTCTAAAAAAGCTGGTAATGACAAATACCAATAAAAAGGGGAAATCTTGTTAGGGAACTGCCTTTTATTTAAGGTCATATTATCTCTCTTTTTTGTGTATTTTCAAGAATCCTTTTGCTGTGCCCTACCTACCTAAGGCCTACACTCACTATATATTAACACAACCAATTCTTCATTGGACAATCTTTCCCACTTCTTTTTAACTCAACTTAAccctttttaataaaattagcTCCAACAATTTTAAACTATATATCTCTAAAGTTATCTTTACTCTCCACTTTTATCAAGAACTGAATTCTGAATGGACTTTTGATAACACCGTTCACAATTAAAAATTtgacttaaaaaaaaacaaattttaactattttttttatgagttaaatatatttttcatctttataatataataaaattaatttttttctaattcaaattttagttcgttcatatatatacataaaaatatttacagtACCAAAATGATTGGAATGAATTATTTTACATATAGAATGatggttattttttttaaaatattgttagttttttttttaaatttgttattattttatttacagaATGATTTTAGTATAAGTATTTTCAATGGATTGAAAACTCAAACTGAATCAATTCAACctataaaatacaaaatgacACATATGCTAATCATTTCTTTATATTACAAACatttgaaaaatctaaaatttaaacataaacaaaaaatattttcattttataatacaataacaaaaaatatatttaaacttttttacttTGATATTTGTGTCAGATATTTACTAGAACTAGAATATGTCTATTCTAGTAAATAATGTTAACATAGgttctttataaaaaaagattGAAATGAATTTATTGTGAAAGAAAACAattattaaaggaaaaacaagaaaaagtttcactaaatataatcaattaaataCCTTCATCAATTACTTTTAGAAAAACTAAGTTACATCAATCATGCATGCAATCTCTTACCAAAAAAAATCTGAGGACCAATATCCCTAAAGAAATTGTCTCAAAAAATAGAACCGAAAACATTTGTTTCCGAGGTTTTCTTTTTCTCTGTGGCTTCGTTGTGAGTGGAAATATCGTTCAGATGGCTATGATTTTGTGGTTCTTACGATCCACGTTGGCGTCCCAAACATCTTATCCTGTTTGGTTAGAGTTTCAAAGATTAaggtaaaatttaaaaaagaaaaaaaactatttactgTTACTTTTACGAAACGTGGACATAGCTACAGGAAAACACGAGTCCAAACCCAGAAAAACAATGGCTAGTCATAGACTATGTACGCTGCGTTTAAATGCAACTTGAGTTTTGGAAGGTTTGAGGTGTGCTTGAAAATTTTGAGGTTCATAAATGAATGTAAATACCAATAAATATGTCTTTAGAATTTGGGTTTTCTTTCTGTGGTAACTTGTAACTAGGGTGAAACTGGTCACAATCAAACTTGGGTGAATCTgtctttttaattattaacttttaaaataaagtacaattaaaaaatatttaaaaattaaaaatatttattgaacaTCTTTGATGGAAAATAGTATCCCAATAATAATGTTTCTAAGAATATGAATCACATGTAATTTAATCCACGACATAAACGTTCCCTAAAAATTCATctcactttctttttttttttctgtctttctttctttctttttctttgttccTTTTATTTATGCATACCTACCATAAATTCCTCCATGTCCCTTCCTTTGTGATAAAATCATAATATACTTCCACAGACAAAGTAAAAATGCACCCAACACACTACAACACATGCATTCttaaactttattaaaaaagaTTACATTTTATAAGTCTCTTAtcttattcaatattttttaatcgaTAATAAAGGTGTGTATAGAATGTATTGCTAGCACTTTTCTTAATGAAAATAAGTTATCATTTAAttgtttgaatatttttataatgaaaaaacaAACCAATTGCGTACATCCAaatcaaaagaaaatataataatttagcAAAATAAAACGCATCTCATTATATTCTATTTggtttcatcttttcttttctcaattATAAGGAATAATAAACTCTTCTTTTAGTATtgattactattttttatttaaatttatgaaaaaagaCTTTATTAATGTGACAATCACTTATTCATTAATGTATTGATAATATATCTCATATGTATAATATCTTattgatataaataaaattctctTAAATTATAATAGCGTAACTAATATAACTAAGGTTAAATacgtttttatttttttaatatatattaaacacGAAATTAAAAATCGGTTTTTGTTATTGGTCTAAATTTTAGATTATCAAAGTGTTTATAATATGAAAGTGATTGGAATATCTTCTTctaatttaaattctaaaattggtaactaaaattttggtatcgaattagataccaatttaaaaactatttattaataataattttttttaatttcttaaataatatctaatttagttaatataataattaattattttttatttaatgagtttTGCTAGTAATGTAGGATGTAAAgtttaaattacaataaaaactaatttcgtATTAcagtgtaaaaaaatatatttaaattatggaAGAATTACTTgttgaatttttaaatatttttagaggAGAAATGAAAGTTACAAtagaattaattaaaataaagtagATTATTTTGTTTGTAATAAATGATTAGTTGTGTTGTAGAGCAGCAATTAAGAATGGAGTGAAGAGAGTGTGTTTGGGGACAGAGACAAGAAAATTTATTACTCCGTTAGTGATGCCGGGGAGTGTAATACTAGAGAAGACATTAGGGTTGAGTAAAGCATGAAAAATTCTTGGTTTTGCACAAACCAAGATTGCATCGTTTTGGGACACAGATCCAAATTGGAAGCAGTCAAGGACCTACTTTACAGTTACTGTACAGCAACCACGATCTGTC encodes the following:
- the LOC137830270 gene encoding uncharacterized protein isoform X1, with product MATEAADSSNHNNNQGHGTTGNRVDIPIQKGPASSEIIEEFPRDQHGTRQNFIVDIPAISQEELKEDYVRINMPLTPPPRRVVFSPCPSPVYPRSKESPGPSSSKNRSNIKTFLPKLSFKFRNTSLEIEKAAFLALGGSATVAPKKPFLSRTLSLVTPRGNKTSSLPVTPIAHSNPGSVHGGNMAYAETVENEMKLPIHRSRSVPMLNKEGNSPMVNKEGNSPVPGMFRIVLTTLRLDDKIATTPMTSPIHDTVQNEDGGEDIPEEEAVCRICMVELGEGADTFKLECSCKGELSLAHKECALKWFTIKGNRTCEVCKQEVQNLPVTLLRVQNGQAHNILGAEASHYRVWQDAPVLVVINMLAYFCFLEQLLVSNMGSGSIAMSLPFSCILGLLASMTATTMVRRNHVWVYATVQFCLVVLAGHLFFSLVHMQAVLAILLATLTGFGVVMCGTSVLMEILKWRRRSLAQSDQQQVSQETVPPDQSSRVAHQTQIGSEQSESNLGESPEQS
- the LOC137830270 gene encoding uncharacterized protein isoform X2, whose translation is MATEAADSSNHNNNQGHGTTGNRVDIPIQKGPASSEIIEEFPRDQHGTRQNFIVDIPAISQEELKEDYVRINMPLTPPPRRVVFSPCPSPVYPRSKESPGPSSSKNRSNIKTFLPKLSFKFRNTSLEIEKAAFLALGGSATVAPKKPFLSRTLSLVTPRGNKTSSLPVTPIAHSNPGSVHGGNMAYAETVENEMKLPIHRSRSVPMLNKEGNSPMVNKEGNSPVPGMFRIVLTTLRLDDKIATTPMTSPIHDTVQNEDGGEDIPEEEAVCRICMVELGEGADTFKLECSCKGELSLAHKECALKWFTIKGNRTCEVCKQEVQNLPVTLLRVQNGQAHNILGAEASHYRVWQDAPVLVVINMLAYFCFLEQLLHDSYNNGEEKSCLGLCNCSILSGGSCWASFLFIGSYASCSCYPTSYTNWVWSCNVWNFCSNGDFKVEEEIPCSIRSTASFPRDSATGSII